The following proteins are encoded in a genomic region of Ornithinibacillus sp. 4-3:
- a CDS encoding sigma factor G inhibitor Gin, translating into MIASVGVDSCCICDVKKEEGIRIISAFICESCEQQIVSADPQQEQYDDYVHRLKNVHRLSLDGVSF; encoded by the coding sequence ATGATTGCTAGCGTAGGAGTAGATAGTTGTTGTATTTGTGATGTAAAGAAGGAAGAAGGAATTCGAATTATTAGTGCTTTTATTTGCGAATCATGTGAGCAACAAATAGTTAGTGCTGATCCACAACAAGAACAATATGATGATTATGTACACAGACTGAAGAATGTGCATCGCCTATCTTTAGATGGGGTATCCTTTTAG
- the tatA gene encoding twin-arginine translocase TatA/TatE family subunit, producing the protein MGGLAAIGIPGLIIILVIVLILFGPRKLPEVGSAVGKTLSEFKKSTRDMMSEEDTKEEKVKEEEKKEL; encoded by the coding sequence ATGGGTGGATTAGCTGCTATTGGTATACCGGGATTAATTATTATATTAGTTATTGTGCTAATTTTATTTGGTCCAAGAAAGCTACCAGAAGTGGGCTCTGCAGTTGGAAAAACGCTATCGGAGTTTAAAAAATCAACAAGAGATATGATGTCTGAAGAAGATACAAAAGAAGAAAAAGTAAAAGAGGAAGAGAAAAAAGAATTATAA
- a CDS encoding NAD(P)/FAD-dependent oxidoreductase, which translates to MSIKNQAEVAIIGGGIVGCSIAYYVAKAGIDCMLIEKNDIASGTSSKCDGNITIVDKDPGFDSLMSLKSQELTVELKPDLRIPFEYRESGSILVCENDTEMEAAKDWVKIQTEAGLKFNLLDRSDIRQESPFFADDIPGGLECETDSLINPYLYCYSLIDHAKGNGLKLHTQSEVTSIKKDGDFIIETTNGTFRAKKVVNASGVWAPFIGEMLGLDIPIIPRKGHILVGSRNEPVMMRNVMEFGYLMNKFGRERITDARTAEHGVALVFEPTESQNFLLGSSRQFVGYDGRIDINVVKTMAMRTLRFFPKMNDFNIIRTYTGFRPWTEDHLPIVSAVEEIPGFYIAAGHEGDGISLATVTGKLIEELIQEKSDTIIPTEPLRFSRFKEKAAVKQ; encoded by the coding sequence ATGTCTATTAAAAATCAAGCAGAAGTTGCCATTATTGGTGGCGGTATTGTCGGCTGTTCCATTGCATATTATGTGGCAAAAGCTGGAATTGATTGTATGTTAATTGAAAAAAACGATATCGCAAGTGGTACCTCATCAAAATGTGATGGGAATATTACTATTGTAGATAAGGATCCTGGTTTTGATAGTTTAATGTCTCTTAAAAGTCAAGAATTAACAGTTGAATTAAAGCCTGATCTAAGAATCCCATTTGAATATCGTGAATCTGGAAGTATCCTTGTATGTGAAAATGATACAGAAATGGAAGCAGCGAAAGATTGGGTTAAAATTCAAACAGAAGCTGGATTAAAATTCAATCTATTAGATCGTTCTGATATCCGCCAAGAGTCTCCTTTCTTTGCAGATGATATTCCTGGTGGACTAGAGTGTGAAACAGACTCTTTAATCAACCCTTACTTATATTGCTATTCTTTAATTGATCATGCAAAGGGTAATGGACTAAAGCTTCATACACAATCAGAAGTTACTTCGATTAAAAAAGATGGCGACTTTATTATTGAAACAACAAACGGAACATTCCGTGCGAAAAAAGTTGTTAACGCATCTGGAGTTTGGGCTCCATTTATTGGAGAAATGCTAGGTTTAGATATTCCTATTATTCCAAGAAAAGGACATATTCTAGTTGGTTCTAGAAATGAACCAGTTATGATGCGTAATGTTATGGAATTTGGTTATTTAATGAACAAATTTGGTCGTGAAAGAATTACAGATGCACGAACTGCTGAACATGGGGTTGCACTTGTATTCGAACCAACAGAAAGCCAAAACTTCTTATTAGGAAGTAGCCGTCAATTTGTAGGCTATGATGGAAGAATTGATATTAATGTTGTTAAAACAATGGCAATGCGTACATTAAGATTCTTCCCAAAAATGAATGATTTCAATATTATTCGTACGTATACTGGCTTCAGACCTTGGACAGAAGACCATTTACCAATTGTATCTGCTGTTGAAGAAATTCCTGGATTCTACATTGCAGCTGGACATGAAGGAGATGGAATTAGTTTAGCAACAGTAACAGGTAAATTAATTGAAGAACTAATTCAAGAAAAATCCGATACAATTATCCCTACAGAACCATTAAGGTTCAGCCGTTTCAAAGAAAAAGCAGCTGTAAAACAATAA
- a CDS encoding (2Fe-2S)-binding protein encodes MERTIICRCEEVALEDIENTAQKYNCSAREVKLRTRAGMGYCGGRTCRPALDAVLEEVTGEKPGHDIPLKVSPPVRPLSLSGLRGNEINE; translated from the coding sequence ATGGAACGAACAATTATTTGTAGATGTGAAGAGGTAGCACTAGAGGATATAGAAAATACCGCTCAAAAATATAATTGTTCAGCTCGAGAAGTCAAACTTAGAACAAGAGCTGGTATGGGGTATTGTGGAGGACGTACATGTCGTCCGGCTTTAGATGCAGTATTAGAAGAGGTAACAGGGGAAAAGCCTGGACATGATATTCCATTGAAAGTATCGCCACCTGTACGTCCACTTTCATTATCTGGGCTAAGGGGGAACGAAATAAATGAATAA
- a CDS encoding (2Fe-2S)-binding protein: MNKNRIMDHPVLESLGNPKKITFTFDGKKYEGFEGDTIASALLANGIRKLRVQEATGNPRSIYCNIGHCFECRVAVNGKQGYRACVTLIEENMAVDSGQVLPHPLHPDVEDLPKTYADYAKNYKKGGNPNA; this comes from the coding sequence ATGAATAAAAATCGTATTATGGACCATCCTGTGCTAGAAAGCTTAGGGAATCCGAAAAAAATAACATTTACTTTTGATGGAAAAAAATACGAAGGTTTTGAGGGAGATACAATTGCATCTGCCTTATTAGCCAATGGTATTCGTAAACTTCGTGTTCAAGAAGCTACTGGAAATCCGCGTAGTATTTACTGTAATATCGGTCACTGCTTTGAGTGTCGAGTAGCAGTAAATGGAAAACAAGGATACCGTGCTTGTGTAACTCTAATTGAAGAAAACATGGCTGTAGATAGTGGGCAGGTATTGCCTCATCCATTACATCCAGATGTAGAAGATTTACCTAAAACTTACGCAGATTATGCAAAAAATTATAAAAAAGGGGGTAACCCGAATGCATGA
- the holB gene encoding DNA polymerase III subunit delta', with product MQTWSEIAEVQALASRLITNSIRKGRVSHAYLLQGERGTGKEAIALLLAKVLFCPNKTDIEPCHTCNTCRRIASRNHPDVHWIEPDGRSIKIEQIEKLQKEFTYTGLESNQKIYIILGADTLTLNAANRILKFLEEPSQKTTAIMLTENSQSIIPTIRSRCQIIDLKPLQPRKFEQRLIEQHEVSETNAKLISALTNNLDEALALNEDEWFAQARKLMLQLISIYESRPSDVFLFIHQHWITHFKERKEQELGFDLLLLAFKDILYFHTEKEESMVVFSPSSEQLQRAAIHFSPEKLLSVLNNLLQAKRKLKQNVHPTLVMEQLALQIQE from the coding sequence ATGCAAACATGGTCAGAAATTGCAGAAGTACAAGCCCTAGCGAGTAGGCTGATTACTAACAGCATAAGAAAAGGTCGTGTTTCTCACGCGTATTTATTACAAGGTGAGCGAGGAACAGGGAAAGAGGCCATTGCCCTACTTCTAGCAAAGGTGCTATTTTGTCCAAATAAAACAGATATAGAGCCATGTCATACATGTAATACATGCCGAAGAATCGCATCGAGAAACCATCCTGATGTCCACTGGATTGAACCAGATGGGAGATCAATTAAAATAGAGCAAATTGAAAAATTGCAGAAAGAATTTACGTATACAGGATTAGAATCAAATCAGAAAATTTATATCATCCTTGGAGCAGATACTTTAACATTGAATGCGGCCAATCGTATATTGAAATTTTTGGAAGAACCAAGTCAAAAAACAACAGCAATTATGTTAACGGAAAATAGTCAATCTATTATTCCTACCATTCGTTCTCGATGCCAAATTATCGATTTAAAGCCACTGCAGCCGAGGAAGTTTGAGCAACGTCTAATCGAACAACATGAAGTATCAGAAACGAATGCAAAATTAATTAGTGCATTAACAAATAATTTAGACGAGGCACTTGCGTTAAATGAAGATGAGTGGTTTGCGCAAGCACGAAAATTAATGTTACAATTAATCAGTATATATGAATCAAGACCTTCAGATGTTTTTCTTTTTATCCATCAACATTGGATTACTCATTTTAAAGAGAGGAAAGAACAAGAGTTGGGATTTGATTTATTATTATTAGCATTTAAGGATATTCTTTATTTTCATACAGAAAAAGAAGAATCGATGGTCGTTTTTAGCCCAAGTAGTGAACAACTACAAAGAGCCGCTATTCATTTTTCGCCTGAAAAATTATTATCGGTTTTAAATAACCTTTTACAGGCTAAGCGTAAGTTAAAGCAAAATGTACATCCTACATTAGTTATGGAACAGCTTGCGCTTCAAATACAGGAGTGA
- a CDS encoding GMC family oxidoreductase, with translation MAKTLDKVDVAVVGLGWTGGIIAAECAKAGLKVAGLERGKERGTEDFLRVHDELRYGIRYELMQDVSKETITFRNDRSMRALPMRQLGSFLLGEGLGGSGTHWNGHVWRFLPYDFEIKTLTDEKYGKDKLSSDYLLQDWGITYDELEPYFYQYELVAGISGDGKNPFAGHRSADFPTPAMKKTPILKKFEKATESLGYSPFMLPSANLSETYENPDGETINACQYCGFCERFGCEYGAKSSPEVTVIPTALKTGNFEIHFHANVTEVLKNGDKVTGVKYIDTQSGEEVIQPAEVVVLTSYVFNNAKLLMVSDIGEQYDPDTGRGTLGKNYCYQILPGATGYFDEQMNTFMGAGALGMTIDDFNGDNFDHSDLDFIHGGSMSITQPGVRPIASNRTLPDVPTWGPEFKKQSIHNFTRSLSVGTQGASMPHKENFLSLDGTYKDAYGVPLVQMTYNFTEQDKNLHKYITARAAEIMEEMGAHTVVPNSPIENYSIVPYQTTHNTGGTIMGADPETSVVNNYLQHWDAENLFVVGAGNFAHNGGYNPTGTVGALAYRCAEGIIKYSKDGGSLV, from the coding sequence ATGGCAAAAACATTAGATAAAGTAGATGTTGCAGTAGTTGGATTAGGCTGGACAGGTGGAATAATCGCTGCTGAATGTGCAAAAGCCGGGTTGAAAGTAGCTGGTTTAGAACGAGGAAAAGAAAGAGGAACAGAAGATTTTTTACGTGTCCATGATGAGCTTCGCTATGGTATTCGTTACGAATTAATGCAAGATGTATCGAAAGAAACGATTACATTTAGAAACGACCGCTCGATGCGTGCTTTGCCAATGAGACAATTAGGTTCCTTTTTATTAGGAGAAGGATTAGGAGGATCAGGAACGCATTGGAATGGACATGTGTGGCGCTTCTTACCTTATGATTTTGAAATTAAAACATTAACCGATGAGAAATATGGAAAAGATAAGCTTTCATCAGATTATCTTTTGCAAGATTGGGGCATTACATATGATGAATTAGAGCCCTATTTCTATCAGTATGAACTAGTGGCAGGAATTTCTGGAGATGGGAAAAATCCTTTTGCTGGTCATCGTTCAGCTGACTTTCCAACACCAGCAATGAAAAAAACACCAATCCTGAAGAAATTTGAAAAAGCAACAGAAAGCTTAGGATATTCACCATTCATGTTACCATCTGCCAACCTATCTGAAACGTATGAAAACCCAGATGGGGAAACAATTAATGCATGTCAATATTGTGGTTTCTGTGAACGATTTGGTTGCGAATATGGTGCAAAATCTTCACCAGAAGTTACTGTTATCCCTACAGCACTTAAAACAGGAAACTTTGAAATTCACTTTCATGCGAATGTAACAGAAGTTTTAAAAAATGGAGATAAAGTGACAGGTGTTAAATACATTGATACGCAATCAGGGGAAGAAGTTATTCAACCTGCTGAAGTAGTCGTATTAACAAGCTATGTCTTTAACAATGCAAAATTATTAATGGTGTCTGATATTGGTGAACAGTATGACCCTGATACTGGAAGAGGAACACTGGGTAAAAATTATTGTTATCAAATACTACCTGGAGCGACTGGCTACTTTGATGAACAGATGAACACATTTATGGGAGCAGGAGCACTTGGTATGACGATTGATGATTTCAATGGTGATAACTTCGACCATAGTGATTTAGACTTTATTCATGGTGGTAGTATGTCAATTACACAACCGGGAGTAAGACCAATAGCCTCAAATCGTACTTTGCCAGATGTACCTACATGGGGACCAGAATTTAAGAAACAATCTATTCATAATTTTACCCGATCATTGAGTGTTGGAACACAGGGTGCATCTATGCCTCATAAGGAGAACTTCTTGTCATTGGATGGCACTTATAAAGATGCATACGGTGTCCCACTTGTGCAGATGACGTATAATTTTACGGAACAAGATAAAAACCTGCATAAATATATTACTGCAAGAGCAGCAGAAATTATGGAAGAGATGGGTGCTCACACCGTTGTCCCAAATAGTCCGATTGAAAATTACAGCATTGTTCCATACCAAACGACGCATAATACTGGAGGAACAATTATGGGAGCTGACCCTGAAACTAGTGTAGTTAATAATTATTTACAGCACTGGGATGCGGAGAACTTATTTGTTGTAGGTGCAGGAAATTTCGCGCATAATGGTGGATATAACCCAACAGGAACAGTTGGTGCACTTGCTTACCGCTGTGCAGAAGGGATTATTAAATACAGTAAAGATGGTGGTTCACTAGTATAA
- the tmk gene encoding dTMP kinase yields the protein MKGYFITFEGGEGAGKTTTIQLLEQKLKQMGYDVLTTREPGGIAIAEEIRKVILNPANTEMDARTEALLYAAARRQHLVEKVYPALKRGKIVLCDRFIDSSLAYQGHARGLGMDEVFSINQFAIQDCMPALTLFFQIEPTKGLQRISANEEREKNRLDLESLSFHKKVYEGYLILLEKFHDRIQVVNADQTIEQVEKEALQHIVTHIQNKSF from the coding sequence GTGAAGGGATATTTTATAACATTCGAGGGTGGAGAAGGTGCAGGTAAAACAACTACCATCCAGCTATTAGAGCAAAAGCTCAAACAAATGGGATATGATGTCCTAACAACACGAGAACCCGGGGGCATTGCGATTGCTGAGGAGATTAGAAAAGTAATTCTTAATCCAGCAAATACGGAAATGGATGCTAGGACAGAGGCATTGTTATATGCTGCAGCACGTCGCCAGCATCTCGTAGAAAAGGTTTATCCTGCGTTAAAACGAGGAAAGATAGTATTATGTGATCGATTTATTGATAGTAGCCTTGCTTATCAAGGTCATGCTCGTGGATTAGGCATGGATGAGGTCTTCTCCATCAATCAATTTGCTATCCAGGACTGTATGCCAGCATTAACATTGTTTTTTCAAATCGAACCAACAAAAGGCTTACAGCGAATCTCAGCAAATGAGGAGAGGGAAAAAAATCGTTTAGATTTAGAAAGCTTATCTTTCCATAAAAAGGTTTATGAGGGATATCTGATTCTTTTAGAGAAATTCCATGACCGTATTCAAGTAGTCAACGCTGATCAGACAATCGAACAGGTTGAGAAGGAAGCATTGCAACATATTGTTACACATATACAAAATAAATCATTTTAA
- a CDS encoding YaaR family protein, whose protein sequence is MKISNDLKQVQSIQHTRANSESKVSFDHLVQSQTLKMKQQEIQQLMVKITEQGNKLARYRTFRELVKFKKLVKGFLEETVYQGYDLDKNHHFSLEGHSRQLTLVKEIDEKLVELTDALMNQEKKTVDLLGLIGEIKGLLINLYI, encoded by the coding sequence ATGAAAATATCAAATGATTTAAAACAAGTGCAATCCATTCAGCACACACGTGCAAATTCAGAGAGCAAAGTATCTTTTGATCACTTAGTTCAGTCCCAAACGCTTAAAATGAAACAACAAGAAATACAGCAGTTAATGGTTAAAATTACCGAGCAAGGAAATAAACTTGCTCGGTATCGTACGTTTCGTGAACTTGTGAAATTTAAAAAGCTTGTAAAAGGATTTTTAGAAGAAACAGTTTATCAAGGATATGATTTAGATAAAAATCATCATTTTAGTCTTGAGGGACATAGCCGACAATTAACACTTGTCAAAGAAATAGATGAAAAACTAGTTGAATTAACAGATGCACTGATGAATCAAGAAAAAAAGACAGTAGACTTATTAGGGTTAATAGGAGAGATTAAAGGGCTACTGATTAATTTATATATTTAG
- a CDS encoding cyclic-di-AMP receptor has protein sequence MKLIIAVVQDKDSNRLINALSGENFRTTKLATTGGFLREGNTTLMIGCENEYVDDALKIIKDNCSQREQMVAPISPMGGNADSYIPKPVKVEVGGATVFILPIESFFHF, from the coding sequence ATGAAGTTAATTATTGCCGTAGTACAAGACAAGGATTCAAACCGCCTAATCAATGCACTAAGTGGTGAAAACTTTAGAACGACAAAACTAGCGACAACTGGTGGTTTCCTGAGAGAAGGGAATACGACTTTAATGATTGGTTGTGAAAACGAGTATGTAGATGATGCATTAAAAATCATTAAAGATAACTGTTCACAGCGCGAACAAATGGTAGCACCAATTTCACCAATGGGTGGCAATGCAGATTCATATATTCCAAAGCCTGTTAAAGTAGAGGTTGGCGGAGCTACTGTCTTTATCTTACCAATCGAATCTTTCTTCCATTTTTAA
- the tatC gene encoding twin-arginine translocase subunit TatC encodes MDPYESNNKQILSPLDKAKKEESPKESESKAAETKNEAENEKKDSQKEKSQKNSNQKDSNQKDSNKDSFEPSSQSEPEPTFMEHLTDLRKQLVKGAIVFALIFVLVLSTINFWFPYVTRGHELIILGPLEVVKFYMSISGALAIGLALPFLCHFLWQFVSPGLTERESKFLSFYSPVMLLLFVGGIAFGYFIVNPISYNFLTSLGAINFNVMVSAQEYASFLLLTTIPLGLLFELPIVAMFLAVIGILTTESMTKIRKWSYLSLGIISALITPPDFISQLIVLIPMIGLYEISIVIVRRIEFRQAAPADV; translated from the coding sequence ATGGATCCTTATGAAAGTAATAATAAGCAGATTTTGAGTCCACTAGATAAGGCGAAAAAAGAAGAAAGTCCAAAAGAATCAGAATCTAAAGCTGCAGAAACTAAAAATGAAGCTGAAAATGAAAAAAAGGATTCACAGAAAGAGAAATCCCAAAAAAATTCAAATCAAAAAGATTCAAATCAAAAAGATTCAAATAAGGATTCATTTGAGCCTTCCTCTCAGTCAGAGCCAGAACCAACGTTTATGGAACATTTAACAGACTTAAGAAAGCAGCTAGTTAAAGGCGCTATTGTTTTTGCACTGATTTTTGTGTTGGTTCTTTCTACTATTAACTTTTGGTTTCCATATGTAACGCGTGGTCATGAACTGATTATTTTAGGCCCATTAGAAGTTGTAAAATTTTACATGTCTATTTCAGGAGCACTTGCAATTGGACTAGCTTTACCATTTCTATGTCACTTTTTATGGCAATTTGTTAGTCCAGGATTAACTGAAAGAGAAAGCAAGTTTTTAAGTTTCTACTCACCTGTTATGTTACTTTTATTTGTTGGTGGGATCGCATTTGGATATTTTATCGTCAATCCAATTAGTTATAATTTCTTAACATCACTAGGAGCGATTAATTTTAATGTAATGGTATCAGCTCAAGAGTACGCAAGCTTTTTACTTCTGACAACTATTCCACTTGGCTTGTTATTTGAATTGCCGATTGTAGCGATGTTTTTAGCAGTGATTGGTATCTTGACAACAGAATCAATGACGAAGATACGTAAATGGTCTTACCTATCGCTTGGGATTATTTCTGCATTAATTACGCCACCAGACTTTATTAGTCAGTTAATTGTCCTTATTCCAATGATAGGACTTTATGAAATAAGTATTGTCATTGTCAGACGAATAGAATTTAGACAAGCAGCACCAGCAGATGTTTAA
- a CDS encoding aminotransferase class I/II-fold pyridoxal phosphate-dependent enzyme, producing MEKKQYHMPILEQLLKYSNKHPVSFHVPGHKNGVVFPEYLKKFFNPLLKIDLTELTGLDDLHAPKGIIREAEQLASEYFHALQTFFLVGGSTVGNLAMILAACSRGDKIIVQRNCHKSVMNGLELAGAQPIFIAPNYDELYQRHTYPSLEILKQAIDEHPEAKAIVLTYPDYFGRASSLRQMIELAHQHQMAVLVDEAHGVHFSLGAPFPESALAQGADIVVQSAHKMAPAMTMASYLHVNSDRIKKERIAHFLQMLQSSSPSYPLLASLDVARYFLAHLTSEQIELILTSVDKLRETLSELAACTVLPVLDQDDPTKITLQTENGISGFALAELLEQEGIYPELATHNQVLLIHGLAPMDVTTNFKKSVKRINEKLKNSQNHDIIDVSNLFPKRIQSLALSYEEMIQLPTKEIRLEEAVGFVAAEAIIPYPPGIPVVLKGEKITHEHVHVVKEFLEQGAKIQHQHIEQGINVFFHDRIF from the coding sequence ATGGAGAAAAAGCAATATCATATGCCTATTTTGGAACAATTGTTGAAATATAGTAATAAGCACCCTGTTTCATTTCATGTTCCAGGTCATAAAAATGGAGTTGTTTTTCCAGAATATCTGAAGAAATTTTTCAATCCATTATTGAAAATTGACTTAACAGAGCTAACAGGACTTGATGATTTACATGCACCAAAAGGGATTATAAGAGAAGCAGAACAGCTCGCTTCAGAATATTTTCATGCGCTACAAACCTTTTTTCTTGTAGGAGGTAGCACAGTTGGAAATTTAGCAATGATTTTAGCCGCTTGTTCACGTGGAGATAAAATTATTGTTCAGCGCAATTGTCATAAATCTGTGATGAATGGCTTGGAGCTTGCAGGTGCTCAGCCAATATTTATTGCTCCTAATTATGATGAGCTATATCAGCGTCATACTTATCCATCTTTAGAAATTTTAAAGCAGGCAATTGACGAGCATCCAGAGGCAAAAGCTATTGTATTAACGTATCCAGATTATTTTGGAAGAGCATCTTCCCTACGTCAGATGATTGAATTGGCTCATCAGCATCAGATGGCTGTTTTAGTAGATGAGGCACATGGAGTGCATTTTTCTCTAGGAGCTCCTTTTCCGGAATCAGCGTTAGCACAAGGGGCAGATATTGTTGTACAATCAGCACATAAAATGGCACCAGCAATGACAATGGCTTCTTATCTACATGTGAATTCTGATCGAATTAAAAAGGAGAGAATTGCACATTTTTTGCAAATGCTTCAATCCAGCAGTCCTTCTTACCCTTTATTAGCTTCTTTAGATGTAGCTCGTTACTTTTTAGCCCATTTAACAAGTGAACAAATAGAGCTTATTTTAACCAGTGTAGATAAGCTACGTGAGACTTTAAGTGAATTAGCTGCTTGTACTGTTTTGCCAGTATTAGATCAGGATGACCCAACGAAAATCACATTACAAACAGAGAATGGAATCAGTGGATTTGCATTAGCAGAGTTATTAGAGCAGGAAGGAATTTATCCAGAATTAGCTACACATAATCAAGTTTTGCTTATTCATGGATTAGCGCCAATGGATGTGACTACTAATTTCAAAAAGTCTGTAAAAAGAATCAACGAAAAATTAAAAAATAGCCAAAATCATGATATAATAGATGTATCTAACCTGTTCCCAAAACGGATTCAATCACTGGCTCTATCCTATGAAGAAATGATTCAGTTGCCAACGAAGGAAATCCGGTTAGAAGAGGCAGTTGGTTTTGTAGCGGCGGAAGCAATTATTCCGTATCCACCAGGAATCCCTGTTGTTTTAAAAGGAGAAAAAATTACACATGAACATGTTCATGTTGTAAAAGAGTTCCTTGAACAGGGTGCGAAGATACAGCATCAACATATTGAACAAGGCATAAATGTATTTTTTCACGATAGAATATTTTAG
- a CDS encoding NAD(P)/FAD-dependent oxidoreductase: MHDVVIIGAGPAGLSAAISCRELDLDVLVVDEFPKPGGRLLGQLHQEPSGEWWNGILETKKLVDRAAELDTRIECGVSVHHIEKTETGFNTHTNQGIFPSENLLIATGAAESPAPIPGWTLPGVMSIGAAQVMTNVHRVRVGNKGIVAGVNVLSAAIAIELQLAGVELHSMVLPAKNAVNKHHANPKAVMEGLVRVAHLAPSPFIRFGSKFANNPLVRDIAVKFFPKGGVKMGDMPIHVRKSMIQINGTDKVESVTLANLTTDGEVIPGSEEIVEVDFVCIAGGLYPLAELAAVIGCPFQYVEELGGHVPVHNEQMETPVDGLFVAGNITGIESSKVAKDQGTLAGISIANRKYGKNADLEFSIIEAKKQVHRTRDNASIQFHPGIREGRQRIHQTYIAQEQANN; the protein is encoded by the coding sequence ATGCATGATGTTGTAATTATCGGAGCTGGTCCTGCTGGGTTATCAGCCGCGATTTCTTGCCGTGAATTAGATTTAGATGTGTTAGTTGTAGATGAGTTTCCAAAGCCTGGTGGAAGATTACTAGGTCAGCTTCATCAAGAGCCAAGTGGCGAGTGGTGGAATGGTATTTTGGAAACAAAGAAACTTGTAGATCGTGCTGCAGAGCTTGATACAAGAATTGAATGCGGTGTATCTGTACATCATATTGAAAAGACAGAAACTGGTTTCAATACACATACAAATCAAGGGATATTCCCTTCTGAAAATTTATTAATTGCAACAGGTGCAGCAGAATCACCAGCACCAATTCCAGGTTGGACACTACCAGGGGTTATGTCTATTGGTGCAGCACAAGTTATGACAAATGTTCATCGTGTGCGTGTAGGAAATAAAGGAATTGTAGCAGGAGTTAATGTGTTATCCGCAGCAATTGCTATCGAGCTTCAGTTAGCTGGTGTTGAGTTACATAGTATGGTACTTCCAGCGAAAAATGCAGTAAATAAACACCATGCGAATCCTAAAGCAGTAATGGAAGGGCTTGTTCGAGTAGCGCATTTAGCACCATCTCCATTCATTCGTTTTGGTAGTAAATTTGCAAATAATCCATTAGTTCGTGATATTGCTGTGAAGTTCTTTCCAAAAGGCGGCGTGAAGATGGGAGATATGCCTATCCATGTTCGTAAATCTATGATTCAAATTAATGGAACAGATAAAGTAGAATCTGTTACACTCGCGAATCTAACTACAGATGGAGAAGTAATTCCGGGCTCAGAGGAAATTGTAGAAGTAGATTTCGTATGTATTGCTGGTGGTCTATATCCACTTGCTGAATTAGCTGCTGTCATTGGTTGTCCATTCCAATATGTTGAGGAACTTGGTGGACATGTTCCTGTGCATAATGAACAAATGGAGACACCGGTGGATGGTTTATTCGTTGCAGGTAATATTACAGGAATTGAAAGTAGTAAAGTAGCTAAAGATCAAGGAACTTTAGCAGGAATCTCTATTGCTAACCGTAAGTATGGAAAAAATGCAGATCTCGAATTCAGCATCATCGAAGCGAAAAAACAAGTACATAGGACTCGTGACAATGCAAGTATCCAATTCCATCCTGGTATTAGAGAAGGTCGTCAACGCATTCATCAAACATACATTGCTCAAGAGCAAGCAAATAACTAA